A single region of the Vagococcus teuberi genome encodes:
- a CDS encoding cytidine deaminase family protein gives MVDIWEELYLRAKEYYHPTEVNSFIYTNHVVCALESKSGQIFTGYCIEGTGGTINLCAERMTLINMYQASGETQVKRIIAFRDTPPTNHGGMPCGICRETLMQFSPKNKETQIMVDYESREIVMLEELLPKWWGDIRG, from the coding sequence ATGGTAGATATTTGGGAAGAATTGTATTTACGAGCGAAAGAGTATTATCACCCTACAGAAGTAAATAGTTTTATCTATACGAATCATGTGGTATGTGCGTTAGAAAGTAAGAGTGGACAGATTTTTACAGGGTACTGTATTGAAGGAACAGGTGGCACAATCAATTTGTGTGCCGAAAGAATGACTTTAATTAATATGTATCAAGCAAGTGGAGAAACTCAAGTTAAAAGAATTATTGCTTTTAGAGATACTCCTCCAACAAATCATGGAGGTATGCCTTGTGGTATTTGCCGTGAAACATTGATGCAGTTTTCTCCTAAAAACAAAGAAACTCAAATTATGGTTGATTATGAATCAAGAGAGATTGTCATGTTAGAAGAATTGTTACCAAAATGGTGGGGAGATATAAGAGGATAA
- a CDS encoding 5'-methylthioadenosine/adenosylhomocysteine nucleosidase — MKIGIICAMPIELDYLRHHLNCTPVVLKKRTFYLADYGENDLVLFASGVGKVNATVYTQLLIDYFETNVILNIGIAGGLHPCLKPLDIVLGDRYSHHDVDKNQMERLFPYTSDFQADTQLLAKFKAHHQEGMIGCIVSGESFIADDNEKARIIETFDAVAVDMETSAIAHVCFINEIPFLSIRGISDLANDKATESYDNYEKLVSDRVGKFCLDVLEN, encoded by the coding sequence TTGAAAATAGGAATTATTTGTGCTATGCCAATAGAATTAGATTATTTACGTCATCATTTGAATTGTACACCTGTTGTATTAAAAAAACGGACGTTCTACTTAGCTGATTATGGGGAAAATGACTTGGTGCTATTTGCAAGTGGCGTAGGTAAAGTAAATGCCACTGTTTATACGCAATTATTAATTGATTATTTCGAGACCAATGTCATATTAAATATTGGAATAGCAGGAGGGTTGCATCCTTGTTTAAAACCATTAGATATTGTTTTAGGAGATCGATATAGTCATCATGATGTGGATAAAAATCAAATGGAACGATTATTTCCATATACGTCAGATTTTCAAGCAGACACACAGTTGTTGGCTAAATTTAAAGCACATCACCAAGAGGGCATGATAGGGTGTATAGTGTCTGGAGAATCATTTATTGCAGATGATAATGAAAAGGCACGTATTATTGAAACCTTTGACGCTGTTGCGGTAGATATGGAAACAAGTGCTATTGCTCATGTTTGTTTTATAAATGAGATACCCTTTTTATCTATTAGAGGTATATCTGATTTAGCGAATGATAAAGCAACAGAAAGTTATGATAATTACGAAAAATTAGTGAGCGATAGAGTCGGAAAGTTTTGTTTAGACGTATTGGAAAATTAG
- a CDS encoding MFS transporter — protein sequence MSIIKKYPLYQKIILNNFISTLGDSMYYIALMTYAAQFTNSSLAITIVSLSESIPFIFASPLGSLADMSENKATKIFYSGLIRGVLYLSVGFLIGFQQSMMLLVGISLINFISDNVGEFSNSLFYPFVPLIVEQDDLEEAQGLNGAISNIVAIIAQFVGAYLLGLFSYQLLAVINSMTFFATALIVLSMKKSLDTLEKDHLDKHENISLSAIWKQMVFAIKETTKNKQFFKLILVFAGLNGLSSAISPLLSIILAKDSALIIDSFSFTFSLIQGLTSIGVILGSLFGTKLFKRLELEQFTQLILFFMALLVCSILLKNIYLLLGFQFILGLLIGILNPKFNAKLMKEIPLDKLATIAGGVSTLLMFFPPITIFIFTTLATAFSSNVSLIALCISCLLLYFYSFMSVLNTKKS from the coding sequence ATGTCTATTATCAAAAAATACCCACTCTATCAAAAGATTATTCTGAACAACTTTATATCAACTCTTGGAGATTCAATGTATTATATTGCTCTTATGACATATGCAGCACAATTTACAAATTCATCTCTTGCCATCACGATTGTGTCATTATCTGAAAGCATTCCCTTTATTTTTGCTTCCCCGCTAGGCAGTTTGGCTGATATGAGCGAAAATAAAGCCACAAAAATATTTTACTCTGGATTAATACGTGGTGTGCTGTACCTATCAGTTGGGTTTTTAATCGGTTTTCAACAAAGTATGATGTTATTAGTTGGCATTAGTTTGATTAATTTTATTTCTGACAATGTTGGAGAATTTTCAAACAGTTTGTTCTATCCCTTTGTTCCATTAATTGTGGAACAAGATGATTTAGAAGAAGCTCAAGGTTTAAATGGAGCAATTAGTAACATTGTGGCGATTATTGCCCAATTTGTTGGTGCCTATTTATTAGGACTGTTTTCTTATCAATTGCTAGCTGTCATTAATAGTATGACCTTTTTTGCGACAGCTTTGATTGTTTTATCAATGAAAAAAAGCCTAGATACCTTAGAAAAAGATCATCTAGATAAACATGAGAACATCTCACTATCTGCTATTTGGAAACAAATGGTATTCGCTATTAAAGAAACAACAAAGAATAAACAATTTTTTAAATTAATTTTAGTTTTTGCTGGCTTAAATGGCTTATCTTCTGCTATTTCACCTCTTTTATCAATTATTTTAGCAAAAGACTCTGCTCTCATTATTGATAGTTTTTCATTTACCTTTTCTCTTATTCAAGGTTTAACATCTATTGGGGTGATACTTGGGAGTTTATTTGGAACAAAATTATTTAAAAGGTTAGAGCTGGAACAATTCACTCAACTTATTTTATTTTTCATGGCCTTACTTGTCTGCAGTATTTTACTTAAAAATATCTATTTATTATTAGGGTTTCAATTTATTTTGGGACTACTCATTGGTATTTTAAATCCAAAATTTAATGCTAAACTGATGAAAGAAATTCCTCTTGATAAGTTAGCAACTATTGCTGGAGGAGTCAGCACACTGCTCATGTTTTTCCCTCCAATCACTATTTTTATCTTTACTACCCTGGCCACAGCTTTTAGTAGTAATGTCTCATTGATAGCACTATGTATAAGTTGTCTACTATTGTATTTCTATTCGTTTATGAGTGTACTAAATACTAAAAAAAGCTAA
- a CDS encoding Rgg/GadR/MutR family transcriptional regulator codes for MESDYGKVVRDIRLNKGYSQKYLYSGIVSKTYAIDFEKGLHDMSVTKFMDVLARLDMGYKEFKFIANNYQSPEEITSDVLVAIAANRGDIETLKKLQTYYDKPKSEQDKILKARLNLLIYSYEESQYTHTEPAVYKKEDVEILKNYLVSIDSWTISESNFFLNNGHYFDYDTYRFLTESALKQLERYNTFQEAIKVKSFLLCNFLSTAIENQDWNSLKKYRESFFDVTKDTGEGFQQRTLCVLTYSLYDYVMTKDQTFLLNAKKIEEMCYLLGSDYHRLAQGMTDTIEFCENIVSNQLNN; via the coding sequence ATGGAGTCAGATTATGGAAAAGTAGTTCGTGACATACGACTAAACAAGGGATACTCACAAAAATACTTATATTCTGGGATTGTTTCTAAAACTTACGCTATAGATTTTGAAAAAGGACTGCATGATATGTCTGTGACAAAATTCATGGATGTATTAGCTAGGTTAGATATGGGGTATAAAGAGTTTAAGTTCATTGCTAATAATTATCAATCACCAGAAGAAATTACGAGTGATGTTTTAGTAGCGATTGCGGCAAATCGTGGAGACATTGAGACACTTAAAAAATTACAAACATATTATGATAAACCGAAAAGCGAACAGGATAAGATACTAAAAGCGAGACTGAACCTGTTAATTTATTCCTATGAGGAGTCACAGTACACACATACTGAACCGGCTGTTTATAAAAAAGAAGATGTTGAGATACTAAAAAATTACTTAGTATCTATAGATTCTTGGACAATTAGCGAAAGTAATTTTTTCTTAAACAATGGGCATTATTTTGATTATGATACCTACCGATTTTTGACGGAATCAGCCTTAAAACAATTGGAACGATATAATACATTTCAAGAAGCAATTAAGGTTAAAAGTTTTTTACTTTGTAATTTTTTAAGTACAGCTATAGAAAATCAAGACTGGAACAGTTTAAAAAAGTATCGTGAATCGTTTTTTGATGTTACAAAAGATACAGGTGAAGGATTTCAACAACGAACCCTTTGCGTGCTGACATATAGTTTATATGATTATGTTATGACAAAAGATCAGACATTTTTGTTAAATGCAAAAAAGATAGAAGAGATGTGTTACTTGCTAGGTAGTGACTATCATCGTTTAGCGCAAGGTATGACTGATACCATTGAATTTTGTGAGAATATCGTATCTAATCAATTAAATAACTAG
- the thiT gene encoding energy-coupled thiamine transporter ThiT gives MSKRSRIILEGTIVAALSMALSFIPLNIGTGFSVSLGMIPLTLFALRRGTVPGVYAGLIWGLLHFLMGQVYFLTVSQVIIEYIFAFAAAGFSGVFSKKLQTALKTNPSSAWKYVVSGTFFGTLIRYIFHFIAGFIFWGKYAIWGLSPVTYSLVANGISGFLTGLATVIVLLLILNKNKSLFMPKDN, from the coding sequence ATGTCGAAAAGGTCAAGAATTATTTTAGAGGGGACGATTGTAGCTGCGCTATCTATGGCATTATCGTTTATCCCGTTAAATATAGGAACAGGATTTTCTGTTTCTTTAGGTATGATTCCACTTACTCTCTTTGCATTACGCCGTGGAACTGTACCAGGAGTTTACGCTGGTCTTATTTGGGGATTATTGCACTTTTTAATGGGTCAAGTTTACTTCTTGACAGTATCACAAGTTATTATTGAATACATATTCGCTTTTGCAGCAGCAGGTTTTTCAGGTGTGTTTAGTAAAAAGCTACAAACAGCTTTAAAAACTAACCCATCAAGTGCATGGAAGTACGTTGTTTCAGGTACATTTTTTGGTACCTTGATACGCTATATTTTCCACTTTATTGCCGGATTTATTTTCTGGGGTAAATATGCCATTTGGGGATTATCACCAGTGACTTACTCATTAGTAGCAAACGGGATTAGTGGTTTCCTAACAGGGTTAGCAACAGTCATTGTGTTGTTACTCATATTAAACAAAAACAAAAGCTTATTTATGCCAAAAGATAACTAA
- the nrdF gene encoding class 1b ribonucleoside-diphosphate reductase subunit beta, with the protein MTALDNSYYQAINWNAVEDIIDKSTWEKLTEQFWLDTRIPLSNDLDDWRNFNDAQKENIGLVFGGLTLLDTIQSESAIEALRKDIRTPHEEAVLNNIQFMESIHAKSYSSIFSTLNTKAEIEEIFEWTNTNAQLQKKAEIINEIYLNGSPLQKKVANVYAETFLFYSGFYAPLYYLGNNKLANVAEIIKLIIRDESVHGTYIGYKFQLGFNELRQDEQEKMKEWMYDLLFTLYENEEVYTELLYDKLGWTEEVKTFLRYNANKALMNLGMDPLFPDTASDVNPIVMNGLSTGTSNHDFFSQVGNGYLLGTVEAMDDNDYLIGM; encoded by the coding sequence ATGACTGCGTTAGACAATAGTTATTACCAAGCAATTAACTGGAACGCTGTTGAAGACATTATTGATAAGTCAACTTGGGAAAAATTGACTGAACAATTTTGGTTAGATACACGTATTCCATTATCAAATGATTTAGATGACTGGCGTAATTTTAATGACGCTCAAAAAGAAAATATTGGCTTAGTTTTCGGTGGTTTAACACTACTTGATACGATTCAGTCAGAAAGTGCCATTGAAGCCTTAAGAAAAGATATCCGTACGCCTCATGAAGAAGCAGTCTTAAATAATATTCAGTTCATGGAATCGATTCACGCAAAAAGTTACTCATCCATCTTCAGTACATTAAATACTAAAGCTGAGATTGAAGAAATTTTTGAGTGGACAAATACCAATGCTCAGCTACAAAAAAAGGCTGAGATTATTAATGAAATTTATTTAAATGGCTCTCCTTTACAAAAAAAAGTAGCAAACGTTTATGCTGAAACATTCCTATTCTACTCTGGTTTTTATGCACCTTTATACTACTTAGGAAACAATAAATTAGCAAACGTAGCTGAAATCATTAAATTGATCATTCGTGACGAGTCAGTTCATGGTACTTACATTGGGTATAAATTCCAATTAGGTTTTAATGAACTACGTCAAGATGAACAAGAAAAAATGAAAGAATGGATGTATGACCTACTCTTCACTCTTTATGAAAATGAAGAAGTGTACACTGAATTGTTGTATGACAAATTAGGTTGGACTGAAGAAGTAAAAACATTCCTACGTTATAATGCCAATAAAGCGTTGATGAATTTAGGTATGGACCCACTATTCCCAGATACAGCAAGTGACGTGAATCCAATCGTCATGAATGGTCTATCAACAGGAACAAGCAACCATGACTTCTTCTCACAAGTGGGTAATGGTTACTTACTTGGTACCGTTGAGGCAATGGATGACAATGATTATTTAATCGGTATGTAA
- the nrdE gene encoding class 1b ribonucleoside-diphosphate reductase subunit alpha — protein MSLKDLTDVTYFELNNEINRPVNDQIPLYKDKEALDAFFKENVEPNTKQFSSIEEKLSFLTEHDYLEEDFLSNYSIEFIESLYAYLESQNFTFKSFMAAYKFYSQYALKTNDGTQYLERYEDRVAFNALYFADGNEELAMSLADEMIHQRYQPATPSFLNAGRKRRGELVSCFLVQVTDDMNSIGRSINSALQLSRIGGGVGITLSNLREAGAPIKGFEGAASGVVPVMKLFEDSFSYSNQLGQRQGAGVVYLNVFHPDIEMFLSTKKENADEKIRVKTLSLGLLVPDKFYELARNNEDMYLFSPYSVEKEYGVPFSYIDITEEYDNLVANPRIRKQKIDARYLENEISKLQQESGYPYIINIDTANRANPVDGKIIMSNLCSEILQVQRPSVINDRQEYDVLGTDISCNLGSTNIVNLMDSPDFGKSVKTMTRALTYITDASDIEVVPSIQNGNRLNHTIGLGAMGLHTYFAKNQMEYGSEESLEFTDVYFMLLNYWTLVESNNIAKERNESFDNFENSKYATGEYFDLYINEEIKPSSDKVKELFDGIFIPTAKDWEELKQSIKEFGLYHQNRLAVAPNGSISYINDTSASIHPITRLIEERQEKKIGKIYYPAPFLSNDTMPYYTSAYDMDMRKVIDVYATAQKHIDQGMSLTLFMRSDIPEGLYEWKTNTTKQTTRDLNILRHYAFHKGVKSIYYVRTYTDDEEEIGSNQCESCVI, from the coding sequence TTGAGTCTAAAAGACCTGACTGATGTAACGTATTTCGAACTTAACAACGAAATCAACCGCCCCGTAAACGATCAAATTCCCTTATATAAAGATAAAGAAGCCCTAGATGCATTCTTTAAAGAAAATGTGGAACCAAATACCAAACAGTTTTCTTCTATAGAAGAGAAGTTATCTTTTTTAACTGAACACGATTATTTAGAAGAAGACTTTTTAAGCAATTATTCGATTGAATTTATTGAGTCTTTATACGCTTACTTAGAATCACAAAACTTTACATTTAAGTCATTTATGGCTGCCTATAAATTTTATTCTCAATATGCCTTAAAAACAAATGACGGCACACAATATTTAGAGCGTTATGAAGATCGTGTAGCATTTAATGCTTTGTATTTTGCTGATGGCAATGAAGAATTAGCTATGAGTTTAGCAGATGAAATGATTCATCAACGTTACCAACCAGCGACACCCTCATTTTTAAATGCTGGCCGTAAGCGTCGTGGTGAGTTAGTTTCTTGTTTCTTAGTCCAAGTGACTGACGATATGAACAGTATCGGTCGCTCAATCAATAGTGCGCTACAATTATCACGTATTGGTGGTGGTGTTGGTATCACACTATCAAACTTACGTGAAGCAGGGGCTCCAATCAAAGGATTTGAAGGTGCTGCAAGTGGTGTCGTTCCTGTTATGAAATTATTCGAAGATAGCTTTAGTTATAGTAACCAACTTGGCCAACGTCAAGGTGCTGGTGTGGTTTACTTAAACGTTTTCCATCCAGATATTGAAATGTTCTTATCAACAAAAAAAGAAAATGCGGACGAAAAAATTCGTGTTAAAACATTATCACTGGGATTGTTAGTTCCGGATAAATTTTACGAATTAGCTCGCAACAATGAAGACATGTACTTATTCAGTCCATATAGTGTGGAAAAAGAATACGGCGTACCGTTTTCTTACATTGATATCACTGAGGAATATGACAATTTAGTGGCGAATCCTCGCATTAGAAAGCAAAAAATTGACGCTCGTTACTTAGAAAATGAAATTAGTAAATTACAACAAGAATCTGGTTATCCTTATATCATCAACATTGACACTGCCAACCGTGCGAATCCTGTTGATGGCAAAATCATTATGAGTAACTTGTGTTCTGAAATCTTACAGGTCCAAAGACCATCTGTCATTAATGATCGTCAAGAATATGACGTCCTTGGAACAGATATTTCTTGTAACTTAGGCTCTACAAATATCGTTAACTTAATGGATAGTCCAGACTTTGGAAAATCTGTTAAAACAATGACAAGAGCTTTAACTTATATCACAGACGCTTCTGATATCGAAGTGGTTCCATCAATCCAAAACGGTAATCGACTAAATCATACAATTGGTTTAGGCGCCATGGGATTACATACTTACTTTGCTAAAAATCAAATGGAGTATGGTTCAGAGGAATCATTAGAATTTACAGATGTGTATTTCATGTTATTAAACTATTGGACTTTAGTTGAAAGTAACAATATTGCAAAAGAACGTAATGAATCATTCGATAACTTTGAAAACTCAAAATACGCTACTGGCGAGTACTTTGATCTATATATTAATGAAGAAATTAAACCATCTTCTGATAAAGTTAAAGAATTGTTCGATGGTATTTTTATTCCAACAGCAAAAGACTGGGAAGAATTGAAACAATCTATTAAAGAATTTGGTTTATACCATCAAAACCGTTTAGCTGTAGCACCAAATGGCTCAATTTCTTATATTAATGATACAAGTGCCAGCATCCACCCAATCACTCGTTTGATTGAAGAACGTCAAGAAAAGAAAATTGGTAAAATCTATTACCCAGCACCTTTCTTATCAAATGACACTATGCCTTATTACACGTCTGCTTATGATATGGATATGCGTAAAGTCATTGACGTGTATGCGACAGCTCAAAAACACATCGACCAAGGAATGAGCTTGACTCTATTTATGCGCTCAGATATACCTGAAGGCTTGTATGAATGGAAAACTAATACAACAAAACAAACAACGCGTGACTTAAACATTTTACGTCACTATGCTTTCCATAAAGGTGTTAAATCAATTTACTACGTTCGTACATATACTGATGACGAGGAAGAAATTGGAAGTAATCAATGTGAAAGCTGTGTTATTTAA
- the nrdI gene encoding class Ib ribonucleoside-diphosphate reductase assembly flavoprotein NrdI has translation MKLVFFSLTGQTRRFINKLDFPFYEIDTTNPFHEMNEDYLLIVPTYDKEVTEVVNDFIEYKTNQEHLLGVAGGGNLNFGDLFVFTAKDIAKDYNIPLVFSFEFSGTDEDVKNFKKVVNEFESKRPD, from the coding sequence ATGAAGCTAGTCTTTTTTTCTTTAACCGGACAGACAAGACGTTTTATTAATAAGCTAGATTTTCCATTTTATGAAATAGACACAACAAATCCTTTTCATGAGATGAATGAAGATTACCTATTGATCGTTCCTACTTATGACAAAGAAGTCACAGAAGTAGTGAACGATTTTATTGAGTATAAAACTAACCAAGAGCACTTACTAGGTGTCGCTGGTGGTGGCAATCTAAACTTTGGAGACTTATTTGTGTTTACTGCAAAAGATATCGCCAAAGATTACAACATTCCTCTCGTCTTTTCTTTTGAGTTTAGTGGAACTGATGAAGATGTAAAAAATTTTAAGAAAGTAGTGAATGAATTTGAGTCTAAAAGACCTGACTGA
- the nrdH gene encoding glutaredoxin-like protein NrdH, whose translation MNTITLYTKNNCPQCLMTKKFLAQKNVEFNEINIDNEPQYIDSLKKQGFQSVPVLKTMDDNVTIVGFRPDQLRTLAV comes from the coding sequence ATGAATACAATCACACTGTACACAAAAAATAACTGCCCTCAATGTTTAATGACTAAAAAATTCTTAGCACAAAAAAATGTAGAATTTAACGAAATCAACATTGACAATGAACCCCAATATATTGATTCACTAAAAAAACAAGGATTCCAAAGCGTGCCTGTTTTAAAAACAATGGATGACAACGTGACAATCGTTGGGTTTAGACCTGACCAACTTAGAACGTTGGCGGTTTAA
- the yycF gene encoding response regulator YycF — MKKILVVDDEKPISDIVKFNLTKEGYEVFTAFDGEEAVEMVDEVTPDLIILDLMLPKKDGLEVCRDVRKKYDTPIIMVTAKDSEIDKVLGLELGADDYVTKPFSNRELVARVKANLRRHDNTTAKLEYTPNNELTIGVLTIHPDAYVVSKRGETIELTHREFELLHYLAKHIGQVMTREHLLQTVWGYDYFGDVRTVDVTVRRLREKIEDNASHPNWLITRRGVGYYLRNPEQD, encoded by the coding sequence GTGAAAAAAATATTAGTTGTAGATGATGAGAAGCCAATTTCAGATATAGTAAAATTTAATTTAACAAAAGAAGGATATGAAGTATTCACCGCATTTGATGGTGAAGAAGCCGTAGAGATGGTGGATGAAGTGACACCTGATTTAATTATTTTAGATTTGATGTTACCTAAAAAAGATGGTCTAGAGGTATGTCGTGATGTCCGTAAAAAATATGATACGCCGATAATTATGGTAACAGCCAAGGACTCTGAAATTGATAAAGTATTAGGCTTAGAGCTTGGAGCTGACGATTATGTAACCAAACCATTTTCTAATCGTGAACTAGTGGCACGTGTAAAAGCAAATTTACGTCGTCATGACAACACGACAGCTAAATTAGAATATACGCCAAATAATGAGTTGACGATTGGTGTATTAACCATTCATCCAGATGCGTATGTTGTTTCAAAACGTGGTGAAACAATTGAGTTGACTCATCGTGAATTTGAATTATTACATTATTTGGCTAAACACATTGGTCAAGTTATGACACGTGAACATTTGCTTCAAACAGTTTGGGGCTATGATTATTTTGGTGATGTGCGTACAGTAGACGTGACAGTGAGACGTTTAAGAGAAAAAATCGAAGACAATGCAAGTCACCCAAATTGGTTGATTACACGACGCGGTGTTGGTTATTACCTTAGAAATCCAGAACAAGATTAG
- the walK gene encoding cell wall metabolism sensor histidine kinase WalK, producing the protein MKKKRTPFFSSVHFKIALVFVLLLMISIEIIGAIFIRVLETSTIQTFEENVTNQVETLATNLSSEISKKDDSQQESNLKRILDEFSKNDILEVRLVDDKGIVIATSDPNLQGDVGKKNDYELFNSFNQKKEERTDPQTGQRVFINIEQIYSPTGDTVIGSLYVKSNIESKYQQVSDITLIFFYASMIALVFTLIIALLVSRTITKPIGEMKQQADRIANGDYSGQVEVYGKDELGQLGETFNELSYRVKETQETMDAERRRLDSVLTHMSDGVIGTDRRGNIILINDTALNLLRIGTEDVINQSILDLLKLGDEYSFRDLLEVQEDVLLDFSEDFQETTLIRAEFSMIRRESGFISGLVCVLHDVTKKEKDEEERRQFVSNVSHELRTPLTSMKSYIEALLDGAWQEPEVAPQFLKVTQEETNRMIRMINDLLQLSRMDANKIELQKELVNLNEMFNYVLDRFDMVIKDSEKNYVIKREFTQRAIWVDIDTDRMIQVLDNILNNAMKYSPDGGTITCRLLETHKNVVLSISDEGLGIPKQNLGRVFDRFFRVDKARSRAMGGSGLGLAISKESILAHGGNIWAESEENKGSTFFISLPYEPYEEDLWE; encoded by the coding sequence ATGAAAAAAAAGAGAACGCCCTTTTTTTCATCTGTTCACTTTAAAATTGCTTTAGTTTTTGTGCTTTTGTTGATGATTTCAATTGAGATTATCGGAGCAATTTTTATTCGTGTACTAGAAACATCAACCATTCAAACGTTTGAAGAAAATGTCACCAATCAAGTGGAGACTCTAGCGACGAATCTAAGTTCTGAAATCAGCAAAAAAGATGATTCACAACAAGAATCAAATTTAAAGCGAATATTGGATGAATTTTCTAAAAATGATATTTTGGAAGTTCGTTTAGTAGATGACAAAGGGATTGTAATTGCAACAAGTGACCCGAATCTTCAAGGGGATGTCGGAAAGAAAAATGATTACGAATTGTTTAATTCATTTAATCAGAAAAAAGAAGAGCGGACAGATCCTCAAACAGGGCAACGAGTGTTTATTAATATTGAACAAATTTACTCGCCGACTGGAGATACCGTTATTGGTTCGCTTTATGTCAAAAGTAATATTGAAAGTAAGTATCAACAAGTCAGTGACATCACGTTGATTTTCTTCTATGCTTCCATGATTGCATTAGTTTTTACTTTGATTATCGCACTACTTGTGTCTCGAACTATTACAAAGCCAATTGGTGAGATGAAACAGCAAGCAGATCGCATTGCTAATGGTGACTATTCCGGTCAAGTAGAAGTCTATGGGAAAGATGAGTTAGGCCAATTAGGTGAAACTTTTAATGAACTGTCTTATCGTGTTAAAGAAACGCAAGAAACGATGGATGCGGAACGTCGAAGGTTAGATAGCGTACTGACTCATATGTCAGATGGTGTTATTGGGACTGATAGGCGAGGGAATATCATTTTGATCAATGATACCGCACTGAACTTACTTCGAATTGGGACAGAAGATGTGATTAACCAATCCATTTTAGACCTTTTAAAATTAGGTGATGAATATAGTTTTAGAGATTTACTAGAAGTTCAAGAAGATGTATTACTAGACTTTAGTGAAGATTTTCAAGAAACAACCTTGATACGTGCTGAATTTTCGATGATTCGCCGAGAGTCTGGTTTCATTAGTGGTTTGGTGTGTGTACTACATGACGTAACCAAAAAAGAAAAAGATGAAGAAGAACGCCGTCAATTTGTATCAAATGTATCACACGAATTAAGAACACCATTGACAAGTATGAAGAGTTACATTGAAGCTTTATTAGATGGTGCGTGGCAAGAGCCAGAAGTTGCTCCACAATTTTTAAAAGTCACACAAGAAGAGACAAACCGCATGATTCGCATGATTAATGACTTACTGCAATTATCCCGAATGGATGCTAACAAAATTGAGTTACAAAAAGAATTAGTCAACTTAAACGAGATGTTTAATTACGTGCTAGATCGTTTTGATATGGTCATTAAAGATAGTGAAAAGAATTATGTGATTAAACGAGAATTTACTCAGCGTGCCATTTGGGTAGATATTGACACAGATAGAATGATTCAAGTACTAGATAATATTTTAAATAATGCCATGAAATATTCGCCAGATGGGGGAACGATTACTTGTCGCTTGCTTGAAACACACAAAAATGTCGTATTAAGTATTTCTGATGAAGGATTAGGTATTCCAAAACAAAATCTTGGCAGAGTGTTTGATCGCTTTTTCCGTGTTGATAAAGCGCGCTCCCGTGCAATGGGTGGTTCTGGTTTAGGACTGGCTATATCAAAAGAATCAATACTAGCGCATGGTGGAAATATTTGGGCAGAAAGCGAAGAGAATAAAGGTTCGACATTTTTTATTTCACTACCTTATGAACCTTACGAGGAGGATCTATGGGAATGA